A genomic window from Motacilla alba alba isolate MOTALB_02 chromosome 2, Motacilla_alba_V1.0_pri, whole genome shotgun sequence includes:
- the CDV3 gene encoding protein CDV3 homolog isoform X2 yields the protein MAETEERSLDDFFAKRDKKKRKEKSSRSAAAAAASSASNAGSNAAGAAAGTPRPTEGGGSGAAAASSAAGGSSAKAASKEEDDWKEFEQKEEIDYSGLRVQSMQISEKEDDESEKREEPGDSWEETGSGGSVDRSSGPWNKSAPAPAPVVEPIVTETPEPVQTGGVYRPPGAREGGRPRRAQQGPPEIYSDTQFPSLQSTAKLVDSRNLTSYSLS from the exons ATGGCGGAGACCGAGGAGCGGAGCCTGGACGACTTCTTCGCCAAGCGGGACAAGAAGAAGCGGAAGGAGAAGAGCAGCCGAAgtgccgccgccgctgccgcctcTAGCGCTTCCAACGCCGGCTCCaacgcggcgggcgcggccgcgGGGACCCCGCGACCGACTGagggcggcggctccggggcggCCGCCGCCTCCAGCGCCGCCGGCGGCTCCTCGGCCAAGGCGGCGAGCAAG GAAGAGGATGATTGGAAGGAGTTtgaacaaaaggaagaaattgaTTATAGTGGTCTTAGAGTTCAGTCCATGCAAATAAG tgaaaaagaagatgatgagagtgaaaaaagagaagaaccTGGTGACAGTTGGGAAGAGACTGGTAGTGGTGGTAGTGTAGACAGATCATCTGGTCCTTGGAACAAGTCAGCTCCTGCACCAGCCCCTGTCGTTGAACCAATTG TTACAGAAACTCCAGAACCGGTGCAGACTGGTGGCGTGTACCGGCCGCCAGGCGCCAGGGAAGGCGGGCGGCCACGGAGAGCACAGCAAGGACCACCAGAGATCTACAGTGACACACAGTTCCCCTCACTGCAGTCCACCGCCAAGCTCGTAGACAGTCGAAA
- the CDV3 gene encoding protein CDV3 homolog isoform X1: MAETEERSLDDFFAKRDKKKRKEKSSRSAAAAAASSASNAGSNAAGAAAGTPRPTEGGGSGAAAASSAAGGSSAKAASKEEDDWKEFEQKEEIDYSGLRVQSMQISEKEDDESEKREEPGDSWEETGSGGSVDRSSGPWNKSAPAPAPVVEPIVTETPEPVQTGGVYRPPGAREGGRPRRAQQGPPEIYSDTQFPSLQSTAKLVDSRKDKELEKSFEVVKYKTRGRDEVSKNQALKLQLDNQYAVLGDQ; this comes from the exons ATGGCGGAGACCGAGGAGCGGAGCCTGGACGACTTCTTCGCCAAGCGGGACAAGAAGAAGCGGAAGGAGAAGAGCAGCCGAAgtgccgccgccgctgccgcctcTAGCGCTTCCAACGCCGGCTCCaacgcggcgggcgcggccgcgGGGACCCCGCGACCGACTGagggcggcggctccggggcggCCGCCGCCTCCAGCGCCGCCGGCGGCTCCTCGGCCAAGGCGGCGAGCAAG GAAGAGGATGATTGGAAGGAGTTtgaacaaaaggaagaaattgaTTATAGTGGTCTTAGAGTTCAGTCCATGCAAATAAG tgaaaaagaagatgatgagagtgaaaaaagagaagaaccTGGTGACAGTTGGGAAGAGACTGGTAGTGGTGGTAGTGTAGACAGATCATCTGGTCCTTGGAACAAGTCAGCTCCTGCACCAGCCCCTGTCGTTGAACCAATTG TTACAGAAACTCCAGAACCGGTGCAGACTGGTGGCGTGTACCGGCCGCCAGGCGCCAGGGAAGGCGGGCGGCCACGGAGAGCACAGCAAGGACCACCAGAGATCTACAGTGACACACAGTTCCCCTCACTGCAGTCCACCGCCAAGCTCGTAGACAGTCGAAA GGATAAAGAATTGGAGAAGAGCTTTGAAGTAGTAAAATACAAAACTAGAGGTAGGGATGAGGTCTCAAAAAACCAGGCACTTAAACTTCAGCTAGACAACCAGTATGCTGTGCTTGGGGATCAGTAG
- the CDV3 gene encoding protein CDV3 homolog isoform X4, whose translation MAETEERSLDDFFAKRDKKKRKEKSSRSAAAAAASSASNAGSNAAGAAAGTPRPTEGGGSGAAAASSAAGGSSAKAASKEEDDWKEFEQKEEIDYSGLRVQSMQISEKEDDESEKREEPGDSWEETGSGGSVDRSSGPWNKSAPAPAPVVEPIVTETPEPVQTGGVYRPPGAREGGRPRRAQQGPPEIYSDTQFPSLQSTAKLVDSRK comes from the exons ATGGCGGAGACCGAGGAGCGGAGCCTGGACGACTTCTTCGCCAAGCGGGACAAGAAGAAGCGGAAGGAGAAGAGCAGCCGAAgtgccgccgccgctgccgcctcTAGCGCTTCCAACGCCGGCTCCaacgcggcgggcgcggccgcgGGGACCCCGCGACCGACTGagggcggcggctccggggcggCCGCCGCCTCCAGCGCCGCCGGCGGCTCCTCGGCCAAGGCGGCGAGCAAG GAAGAGGATGATTGGAAGGAGTTtgaacaaaaggaagaaattgaTTATAGTGGTCTTAGAGTTCAGTCCATGCAAATAAG tgaaaaagaagatgatgagagtgaaaaaagagaagaaccTGGTGACAGTTGGGAAGAGACTGGTAGTGGTGGTAGTGTAGACAGATCATCTGGTCCTTGGAACAAGTCAGCTCCTGCACCAGCCCCTGTCGTTGAACCAATTG TTACAGAAACTCCAGAACCGGTGCAGACTGGTGGCGTGTACCGGCCGCCAGGCGCCAGGGAAGGCGGGCGGCCACGGAGAGCACAGCAAGGACCACCAGAGATCTACAGTGACACACAGTTCCCCTCACTGCAGTCCACCGCCAAGCTCGTAGACAGTCGAAA GTAA
- the CDV3 gene encoding protein CDV3 homolog isoform X3 codes for MAETEERSLDDFFAKRDKKKRKEKSSRSAAAAAASSASNAGSNAAGAAAGTPRPTEGGGSGAAAASSAAGGSSAKAASKEEDDWKEFEQKEEIDYSGLRVQSMQISEKEDDESEKREEPGDSWEETGSGGSVDRSSGPWNKSAPAPAPVVEPIVTETPEPVQTGGVYRPPGAREGGRPRRAQQGPPEIYSDTQFPSLQSTAKLVDSRKY; via the exons ATGGCGGAGACCGAGGAGCGGAGCCTGGACGACTTCTTCGCCAAGCGGGACAAGAAGAAGCGGAAGGAGAAGAGCAGCCGAAgtgccgccgccgctgccgcctcTAGCGCTTCCAACGCCGGCTCCaacgcggcgggcgcggccgcgGGGACCCCGCGACCGACTGagggcggcggctccggggcggCCGCCGCCTCCAGCGCCGCCGGCGGCTCCTCGGCCAAGGCGGCGAGCAAG GAAGAGGATGATTGGAAGGAGTTtgaacaaaaggaagaaattgaTTATAGTGGTCTTAGAGTTCAGTCCATGCAAATAAG tgaaaaagaagatgatgagagtgaaaaaagagaagaaccTGGTGACAGTTGGGAAGAGACTGGTAGTGGTGGTAGTGTAGACAGATCATCTGGTCCTTGGAACAAGTCAGCTCCTGCACCAGCCCCTGTCGTTGAACCAATTG TTACAGAAACTCCAGAACCGGTGCAGACTGGTGGCGTGTACCGGCCGCCAGGCGCCAGGGAAGGCGGGCGGCCACGGAGAGCACAGCAAGGACCACCAGAGATCTACAGTGACACACAGTTCCCCTCACTGCAGTCCACCGCCAAGCTCGTAGACAGTCGAAA
- the CDV3 gene encoding protein CDV3 homolog isoform X5, whose product MQISEKEDDESEKREEPGDSWEETGSGGSVDRSSGPWNKSAPAPAPVVEPIVTETPEPVQTGGVYRPPGAREGGRPRRAQQGPPEIYSDTQFPSLQSTAKLVDSRKDKELEKSFEVVKYKTRGRDEVSKNQALKLQLDNQYAVLGDQ is encoded by the exons ATGCAAATAAG tgaaaaagaagatgatgagagtgaaaaaagagaagaaccTGGTGACAGTTGGGAAGAGACTGGTAGTGGTGGTAGTGTAGACAGATCATCTGGTCCTTGGAACAAGTCAGCTCCTGCACCAGCCCCTGTCGTTGAACCAATTG TTACAGAAACTCCAGAACCGGTGCAGACTGGTGGCGTGTACCGGCCGCCAGGCGCCAGGGAAGGCGGGCGGCCACGGAGAGCACAGCAAGGACCACCAGAGATCTACAGTGACACACAGTTCCCCTCACTGCAGTCCACCGCCAAGCTCGTAGACAGTCGAAA GGATAAAGAATTGGAGAAGAGCTTTGAAGTAGTAAAATACAAAACTAGAGGTAGGGATGAGGTCTCAAAAAACCAGGCACTTAAACTTCAGCTAGACAACCAGTATGCTGTGCTTGGGGATCAGTAG